The proteins below are encoded in one region of Penaeus monodon isolate SGIC_2016 chromosome 32, NSTDA_Pmon_1, whole genome shotgun sequence:
- the LOC119593474 gene encoding ATP synthase mitochondrial F1 complex assembly factor 1-like, with protein sequence MRQLSYLGILLRRSVVSKMANRPVSTSSYAMVKAIEDLETNPYFNKYAEKIAKMQKAKPEEFLERYAKGKEVKESQPGGHDFSKVAEKPKVVLPKAAYSHAPDKSWIVL encoded by the exons ATGAGGCAGTTATCTTATCTTGGAATCCTGCTGAGAAGAAGTGTTGTCTCCAAGATGGCTAACCGACCTGTCAGCACCTCCAGCTATGCCATGGTGAAGGCTATTGAAGACCTTGAGACAAATCCGTACTTCAACAAATATGCAGAGAAAATTGCCAAGATGCAGAA AGCTAAACCAGAGGAGTTTTTGGAGAGATACGCAAAGGGAAAAGAAGTCAAGGAGAGCCAGCCGGGGGGCCACGATTTTTCCAAAGTAGCAGAGAAACCCAAAGTAGTCTTACCAAAGGCTGCATATTCTCATGCTCCTGATAAG tcCTGGATAGTATTATGA